The Ferrimonas balearica DSM 9799 genome includes the window TTAGCGCTTCCTCAGCGCTCGTCAAGGGCGTTTCCGCCAATTCTTTTCGACCGCTGCTTTTGTCGCCAGCGCTTTCGCTGCTGACCGTGTCTCCCGGGGTGTTTCCCCTGTCGACGGAGGCGCATTATAGGGCGGTCTTTGACGCTGACAACCCCTAAATATGGGTTTCGCGCTCAACCGCTGAAAAACACAGCAAAGCGCCGCCTAATTCGCCATTTTCTGGCTGTCTTTCAGGATCCATTCAACCGCAGCTGGCAGATCTTCCCCTTTCCAGTCCACCTCCTGATGCGCATGGCGCAGTTCTCCCACCATCAAAGTGGCTTTGACGCCTGCCGCCTGACCGGCCTGCATATCACTGATGCGGTCCCCGACCAGGTAAGAACTGCTCAGGTCAATGTGATGTTCCCGGGCACCGCGCAACAACATGCCCGGTTTTGGCTTGCGGCAGTCACATCGGGTATCCAGGCCATCGAAATCGGGATGATGCGGGCAGTGGTATACGTCGGTGAGGCTGACCCCGCCATCCAGAAACTGTTGTTTCATCCAGGCGGTCAGAGTTTGGAAGTCGGTTTCACTGTAGAGCTGACGCGCGATGCCCGACTGGTTGGTCACGATCACCAGAGCAAAGCCCGCTTCCGCCAGACGGCGGCAGGCCTCCACCACACCGGGGAGGATTTCGCACTCCTCAATGAAACCAACGTAACCGGTATCTCGATTGATAACCCCATCACGGTCTAAAAACACGGCCGGACGCACTCACACTCTCCCAGGGATAAAGAATTTGGCGGCCAGTATTCCTACCGGAGACGCCAAGGTCAAAAACTTCGCCCTCTCTATGGCGATGAAACCGACGGTTTTACCGGGATTTCTCACTCTGACGCCCCCAGCCCACCTTTAGCTCACTTTAAATCACCGGCGATTTTAGACGGCTAAATGTCTAAATGGCCATTGACAGGCGTCTGGACGTCCAAATAGACTGCGTGCCACAGGCAGCCAAAAGTGCCGCCCAGATAAATAGAAAGAGAACGAACCAGGTATGATCCGACTTCACGCTGTTTCCAAGTCCTACCGCCAGGGCGATCGGGTCATCCCCGCGCTCAAGCCGCTGGACCTGCACGTTCCCGCAGGGACCATCTTTGGCATCATCGGCAGTTCCGGGGCGGGTAAGAGCACCCTCATCCGCTGCGTTAACCTGCTTGAGCAACCTGACGCCGGTCAGATCGTGATAGACGGCCAGGACCTGACTCAGCTTAACGCCGCAGGTCTGCGCCAGGCCCGCCAGCAGATTGCGATGATCTTCCAGCACTTTAATCTGCTGGCCTCCCGCACCGTCTATCAGAATGTGGCCCTGCCGCTGGAACTGGCTGGCGCCGGTAAGTCTGCCATCCGCAACAAAGTGGAATCCTTGCTGGAGCTGGTTGGGCTGTCCGATAAAGCCGATGCCTATCCGGCCAATCTGTCCGGAGGCCAGAAGCAACGCGTAGCCATCGCCCGGGCGTTGGCCAACGACCCCAAGGTGTTGCTTTGCGATGAAGCCACCTCTGCGTTGGATCCCGAGACCACCAAGTCGATCCTGACGCTGCTGAAAACCATTAATCAAAAGCTCGGCCTGACCATTCTGCTGATCACCCACGAGATGGAGGTGGTTAAGCAGATTTGCGACCGCGTGGGCATCATTGATCAGGGTGAGTTGATTGAGCAGGGCGAGGTCGGCCCCTTCTTTGCCAACGCAAAGACCGAACTGGCACGCCGATTTATCCGCTCTACCCTGCATCTGGATATCCCGGAGCAGTACCGCTCTGCGCTGCGCGCCGAACCGGGCGACAACGCCCTGCCCCTGATCCGTCTGAGCTTCCATGGCGACAGCGTTGATGCCCCGGTGATCACTCAGGCCGCCAAACGCTTTGGCATCGACATCAGCATTCTCAGCGCCCAGATGGAATACGTCGGCGGCACCAAGTTCGGCCTGATGCTGGCTGAACTGATGGGGGATGCTGAAGCGGTATCCGGCGCCACCGCGTACCTGGTTGAACACAATATTGATGTCGAGGTTCTGGGTTATGTCCACTGATCTGCTTCCCCTGCTGTGGAACGCCACCCAGCAAACCCTGCAAATGGTTTTCCTGTCGGGCCTGCTGGCCGCACTGGTGGGCATTCCGCTGGGTGTGGTGCTTCACCTGACCAAAACCGGCCAGCTGATGGCTAACCCCTGGGTTAACCGGGTACTGGGCACGCTGGTCAATGCGGGCCGCTCCGTTCCCTTTATTATCCTGCTGGTGGCCATCATCCCGTTCACCCGCATGGTGGTTGGTACCAGTATTGGCACCATGGCCGCAGTCGTGCCCCTGACTGTGGGCGCCATCCCCTTTATCGCCAGACTGATCGAAGGCGCGCTGATGGAAGTGCCTTCAGGATTGGTCGAGGCCGCCCAGGCAATGGGTGCCAGCCCGGCACAGATCGTCAGCAAGGTGATCCTGCCCGAGGCCCTGCCCGGCATCGTCAACAGCATCACCATCACCCTGGTCACTCTGGTCAGCTACTCCGCCATGGCCGGTGCCGTTGGGGCCGGTGGGCTGGGTGACCTGGGCATCCGCTACGGTTACTACCGCTTTGAGCTCGATGTGATGCTCGCCACCATCGTTATCCTGCTGGTGCTGGTTCAAGCCCTGCAGAGCGCCGGTGACGCTTTGGTTCGTCGCATCGACCACCGCTGATTCAAATAACAACGCATAAATGAAGAAGGACAACACCATGAACCTGTTTCGCTCCCTGATTGCTGGCGCTGCGGCCCTGGCCCTGACTGCCTGCGGTGGCTCTGACGAGAACGTACTGAAACTGGGCGCCATTGCCGGCCCGGAAGCCCAGGTGGCTGAAGTCGCCGCTGAGCTGGCCAAACAGCAGTTTGGTCTTGAGGTAGAGGTGGTGCCCTTTACCGACTACGTCACTCCCAATGCCGCCCTGAACGACGGCAGCATCGACATCAACGCGTTCCAGCATCGTCCCTACCTGGAGGGTCAGGTGGAAGCACGCGGCTACCAACTGGTGGCCGTGGCCAACACCTTTGTCTATCCGATTGCCGCATACTCCAGCAAGATCCGCAGCCTGGATGAGCTGAACATCGGCGATAAAGTGGCCCTGCCCAATGACCCGACTAACCTGGGGCGCTCACTGGTGCTGCTGGAGAAGCAGGGCCTGCTGACCCTGAAGCCCGGCGCGGGCATCAATGCCACCCCCCGCGACATCATCGACAACCCCAAGCAGATTGAGATCCTTGAGCTGGAAGCGGCTCAGCTGCCCCGCGCCCTGCAGGACGTCAGCTTCGCCATCATCAACAACACCTTTGCCGGCCAGGCTGGCCTGACTCTGGAAAAAGATGGTCTGTTTGTCGAAGCCAAGGACAGCCCCTACGTCAACCTGATCGTGGCTCGCACCAACAATCAGGATGACCCGCGCATCGCCCAGTTTATTCAGGCCTACCAATCCGATGCGGTTTACCAGAAAGCTCAGGAGCTGTTCAGCGGCAACATCGTCAAAGGCTGGTAATCGCTCTTCCTTATCAATGCGGGCCTCCTTCAGGAGGCCCTTTTTCGTGGTCTCCCCCCAACCAGACTTGAATCAAGCGTCTGTAATCGGGCGCCTTTTCACACACATTGGGCTTTAATTAACCATTGCCAGTCGGTAACGTAACCACAGCAATCGACCAATACAGGAAGCCCCCCCATGTCCACCATCATTACCCTCGTGGTTCTGGCGGTTATCGCCCTTTACGTTGTCAGCATCTACAACAAGCTGGTTAATCTGAAAAACCGCCACCAGAACGCGTTTGCCCAGATCGAAGTGCAACTCAAGCGCCGTTATGACCTGATCCCCAACCTGGTGGAAACCGCCAAGGGTTACCTCAAGCATGAGCGGGAAACTCTGGAAGCGGTGATCAGTGCCCGTAATCAGGCCATGGCCGGTCTGCAGGCCGCCAGCGCCGACCCCACCTCCGCCAGCGGCATCGCTCAGTTGGCTGGTGGCGAATCCGCTCTGACCTCTGCGCTGGGCCGCCTCAATGTCGTCATGGAGGCCTACCCGGACCTGAAAGCCAATCAGAATATGATGCAGGTGTCCGAAGAGCTCACCACCACCGAGAACCGCGTCGCCTTTGCCCGCCAGGCCTTCAATGACGCCGTTACCGCTTACAACAGCTACAAGCAGCAGTTCCCGCCGGTGGTGTTTGCCGGCATGTTTGGCCACGGCCAGGACGCCAACCTGCTTGAGTTTGAGGACAGTGCCGCCATCCAGGCTGCCCCCAAAGTGCAGTTCTAAAGGTCAGCTGAAATGGATTTCTTTGCCCAACAGGACCAGGCCCGGCGTCGTACCGGGCAGTTGGTTGGCCTGTTTATCCTGGCCGTACTCTGCATCATCGCCCTGATTAACCTGCTCACTCAGATGCTGTTCATTAGTCTGGACCCTCCCCCGAACGGCCAACCCCTGCCCTCACTGATGGATCGGCTGATGTCGATGGACACGGTGATGATTGGGGTGGCCACCCTAGCGGTGATCACCCTGGTCAGTCTGTTTAAATGGCTGATGTTGCGGGGAGGCGGAGCCGCCGTCGCGGAATCCATGGGGGGCCGCCGCCTCAACGCCAATACCGCCACCGGCCAGGAGCAGCGTCTGCTCAACGTGGTGGAGGAGATGGCCATTGCGGCGGGTACCAGCGTGCCGCCGGTCTATCTGCTGGATAATGAGAGCGGCATTAATGCCTTTGCCGCAGGCCACAGTCCCCGGGATGCCGTCATTGGTGTCACCCGGGGGGCACTGGACGCCTTTGACCGCAACCAGTTGCAGGGCGTGATTGCCCACGAGTTCAGTCATATCCTTAACGGCGATATGCGGCTCAATCTCAGGCTGATGGCGGTTCTGGCGGGCATCTTGTTTATCAGCCACATCGGTGAACTGCTGATGCACAGCAGTCGTGGTCGCAGCAAAGAGAGCGGCCAGTTGGCCCTGTTGGGAATAGGCTTGTTGGTGCTTGGCTGGATCGGCACCCTGTTTGGCAAAGCCATCAAGGCCGCCGTCAGCCGTCAGCGGGAGTTTCTCGCAGACGCCTCCGCCGTGCAGTTTACCCGTAACCCCAATGGCATTGCTGACGCGCTCAAGCTGATTGGCGCCAGTCAGTTCAGCAGTTCGGTCAACCACGCCAATGCCAGCGAATCCAGCCACCTGTTTTTTGGCAATATCCGCCCGAAAACCCATTGGCTGGCCACCCATCCGCCGCTGGAAGATCGCATCCGCGCCATCGAACCGCATTGGGATGGCAAATACGCGCCGGTGGTTAAGCAGATGGCGCGACGACAGGCCGCCCAGCAACCCGCCCCGTCACAACCGGAGGCGGCTGCCGCTCCCAGTCCCGCCAGCCGCCTGATGGCGGTCACGTTGCTGGCCGCGCTGCCCGCCACGCTGAAAGACGCCAGTCATGAACCGGAGCAAGCACGAGAGTTGGCGTTGGCGTTACTCTGGCCCGGCCCGGACTACGACGGCCTGCCTGAGTTGCACAGCGCGATCCGGTCCAGCATTGAAGTCCTGGTGCCACAACTGGCTGAACTGACACCCCGGCAAAAGCTGACCCTGCTGGAGTTGATGCCGCCGGCCCTGGGGATGCTCTCTGACAACCAGCGCACCCTGCTGCTGGAACAGCTGCAGCGATTGTGGCAAGCCCAGCCGGATCAGCTGGGGCCCTGGATTGTCTGGTCGACCCTCAACCACTTTCTCACCCCGGCACCCAAACCGCTGCCCCGCAACGCTGAGAAAGACGCCAGCCTGGCACTGCTGGGGCTGTTGGCACACCAGGGGCACAGCGACGAACAGCAGCGGGAACGAGCGTTTTTCCGCGGCGCCAACGCCATCACCGTCTATAACGCCCAATGGCCCGGTGATCCGGACTGGCCCAAGCTCAGTGACACCCTGCCCGCTCTGGTTCACCTGCGCCCGGAACAGAAGCGCAAGCTGATCCGTGCCATTGAGCTTTGTGTGGCTCAGGACGGAGTGGAATCGGAACAGGAGAAGGTTCTGGTACAGCTGTTTGCGCTGCTGCTGGAGGCGCCCATCGCACTGCAGGACGCCTGAACATCAATGGGGGGGCGACAGGGAGTGGTCGTCGTCCCATACCGCTAAAGGCGATGCGGACAACGTCCCATCGGCACTCAGCAGATAGTGGTACTCACAATAGGCATTGCAACACAGGCACCGGCCACGGGCACTCACCACGCAGCGGTTGCCCGCCAATGGCGTTATCCGTCCCCGGACCTGGGGCAGTTCGATGCTCTGGCCGCACGCATCACACTCGGCACGGAACCCCTTAAACGAGGCACCGTTTTCGAACCGGTAGGGCAGCACATCCTTGAGCGGGGGTAACAGAGTCCATTCGATTTGAGCGCGGGTTAATTGAGTCATTATCAGCTCATCTCGTAGGGGAATCTTAACTCTAGTCCAGCATTGTTAAAGGCGAGAGATTTGATGAGTGGGATGACAATGGCGCGGCGTCACCGTATTATCAAAGCCCCGAAAGGATATTGTATACAAAGTTGACTATGGAACAGCTTAACGCCGCTCAGGTTCACGCCGCCCTGCCCTTTCAGCGGCTGGTACCGGCCTTGCGCCGTGCCTTCGCCGAAGGTGCCACCGTCCCCCTCCGTCACCACCACGATATGGCGCACCCTGGCCATCGCGAGACCACTCTGCTGCTGATGCCCGCCTGGCAGGATGGCGACAAGGCCGGGGTAAAAGTCGTCACGGTTGCCCCCCATAACGTTGACCGCCCCAGCATCCAGGGCATCTACCTGCTGCTGGACCTGCCCACCGGCACGCCGGAACTGATGATGGATGCCCCGGCCCTGACCGCACGCCGCACCGCAGCCGCTTCCGCCCTAGCCGCAAGCCACCTCGCCCCCGAGCAGGCCGAAACGCTTCTGATGATCGGCACCGGCACCCTGGCACCACTGTTGATCGAAGCGCACGCCTCAGTGCGCCCCATCCGCCGGGTCAAGCTGTGGGGACGCAACCCCGACAAGGCACGGGCTCTGGCCGAAACACTGGGCCACCTCGACCTGACCATCGAACTGGTGACCGACCTCGCCAGCGCCGCCCAACAGGCCGACATCATCAGCGTCGCCACCCTGTCGCAAACCCCGCTGCTCAAAGGCGAATGGCTGCGACCGGGCCAGCACGTGGATCTGGTCGGTGCCTACCGCCCCGATATGCGTGAAGCCGATGATGAGGCGGTGCGCCGCTGCCAACTGTTCGTCGACAGCCGCGAAGGCGCCATGAAAGAGACCGGCGATCTGGCCATTCCCCTGGCCCAGGGCGTTATCCAGCCGGAGGACATCCAGGCCACCTTGTTTGACCTGAGCCGTAAAACCCATCCCGGCCGCACCGACCCACAGGCACTGACCCTGTTCAAATCGGTGGGCCATGCCCTTGAAGATCTCGCTGCCGCCCGTGAAGTGGAGCGGCACTGGAAGGAACCATCATGACCCCACAACAGCACCGTGAGCGGTTAAGCCAACTGCTGGACAGCAACAGCGCCGTTATCGTTGTCGGTTCACCGCAACGGACCCGCTCAAAGAACCAGCCCTACCGCTTTACCCAAAATAAGGATTTCCTCTACCTGACCGGTTTTCACGAGCCGGATGCGGTGGCGCTGATCCGCCCCGGCCATGCCCAGCCCTACGTGGTGTTCTGCCGCGCCAAAGATCCCGCCATGGAAACCAGTTTCGGTGCCCGACTTGGCCCGGAAGGGGCTGTCGCGGAACTGGGCGCCGATCTGGCCTTTCCCATCGAGCAGATTGACGAACAGTTGCCCGCCCTGCTGGAGGACCGCCAGCGTGTCCTGCTGGGGGACGAAGAGAACCGCTTTACTGTGCAGGCGTGGCAATGGATTAACCAACAGCGCCACAGCGTCCGGTTTGATGACCGCCGCCATTTCCGTTCACTGGAACCGCTGGCTGGCTTGCTGCACGAGATGCGGGTGATCAAAACCGATGCGGAGATTGCCGCCATTCGCCATGCCGTCGACGCGGCCTGCGATGCCCATCGGGTGGTGATGGCCAACACCGCACCCGGTGTCAATGAGCGCCAGCTCAGCATGGCGTTCAACGCCGCCCTGGCGAACTGGGATTGCGATACCGATCCCTACCCCAACATTGTGGCCGGCGGCCCCCGCGCCATGTGCCTGCACTATGACGAGAACGATAAGGTGCTGGAAGACGGCCAGGTGCTGCTGATTGATGCCGGCGCCGAGTTCCGCGGCTACGCCTCCGACATCACTCGTACCTATCCGGTCAGCGGTCGGTTCAGCGAGCCCCAACGACAGCTGTATCAACTGGTGCTGGCCAGTCTCGATGCTGCCATCGACGAAGTGGTACCCGGCGCCCCCTGGGGCAACATCTATGAGCGTGCCTGCCGGGTGCTGACCGAAGGGCTGGTGGAGCTGGGCATTCTGCACGGCGACATCGACACCCTGTTGGCGGAACAGGCTCATAAACGCTTCACCGTGCACAAAACCGGCCACTACATGGGGCTGGATGTGCATGACGTGGGCCAGTATCGACAGCCCAATGGCGACTGGCGCCCACTGCAGCCGGGCATGGTGCTGACCATCGAGCCGGGGATCTACATCCCCGACAGCGCCGATGACGTCGACCCACGCTGGCGCGGCATCGCCGTACGAATTGAAGATGACATTCTGGTCACCCATACTGGGGCCGAAAATCTTTCGGCAGCCGCACCACGTACCGTGGCCGAGCTGGAAGCGCTGGTCGGCAGCGCCCCCATTACCAGGAGTGTCCATGTCCCCTCTGATCCTGCACTGTGCAGATAGCCAACTGACCGTCAGTCCCTTCGGTGCCCAGGCGCTCTCCTGGCAGGTGGCGGGACAGGAACGGTTATGGCTCAGCCTCGACGCGGATCTGGACGGCCATCACCCCATCCGGGGTGGTGTGCCGCTCTGCTTTCCCTGGTTTGGCAAAGCGGCCCAGGGGCCCAGTCACGGCTTTGCCCGTACCCGCCTCTGGCAGGTCGCCGAACAATCACAAACCGATGACCATGCCCACCTGGTGCTGAGCCTGGAACAGGATGCGGACACCGAGGCGTTATGGCCCCACCCATTCCGGGCCGAGATGGCCTTTACCCTGAAAGCCAACGCTCTGCAGCTGGCGCTGACGGTGACCAATCCCGGCTCGGCCCCGCTTTCTTACACCGCCGCCCTGCACAGCTACCTTTGCACCGATGTCGCCCAACTGCGCATTACCGAGTTGGCCGGGCTGCCCTACCACGACAAACTGAGCAATGCGGATTGCCTGTTTGAAGACGGGCCAGATGCGGCACTCCCGCCCATTCCGGTGGACGCCATTGTGCCGGGGCTCAGCAACTGTCGGCTCGCCCAAGGCAACGACATTCTGAAAATCGACAATCAGGGCCATGACGCCGCAGTGATCTGGAATCCCGGCCCCGATCACGGCATCGGCGATGTGCACTTCGGCGGCGAGCAGGCGTTTATCTGCATTGAGAGTGCCCACGCGCTCACCCCGATCACCCTGGCACCGTGCCAGCGCCATACCCTAAGCCAAACGCTGACGGTAAACGCCTGAGCAGAAAAAACGCTGGCCTGGGCCAGCGTTTTTTTCTCAGTGTCAGAACCGGTCAGGCGCAAACGGCTTTAACCGCGCCTCCTGCCCCTGAACCATCGCGGCACACAGCCAGTCAGCACTGGCCGCCGCCTGGGTCAGCCCCAGGTGCTGGTGGCCAAAGTTAAACCACAAACGCTCACCGCCCCGCCCCACCACCGGCAGCGAATCCGGCAGGCTGGGGCGATACCCCATCCAGCGCACCGCATCACGGCCGTCCAGCCCCGGCAGCAGCGCCTGACCGTGGGTCAGCAAAATGTCGGCCCGGCGGGGATCCATCGGCGCTTCCAGTCCGGCAAACTCCACCGTGCCCGCCAGCCGCGTGCCCCCCGCCATAGGCGTAATAATAAAGCTGCGGTCGGCACTGGCCACCGGCCGGGTCAGGCCACTGTGGGCAGGCAGCATCAGGTGGTAGCCGCGCTCAGTATCCAGCGGCACCTTATGCCCTACGGAGGCGGCCAGCGGCCGGGAGAACGCACCGGCACAGAGCACCACCTGCTGGGCCTCAATGCGCTGGCCATCACTGAGCATGACCACCCCGTCGCCCTCCAGTGCGGCCACCTCCGCCTGAAGGTATTGCGCGCCGCCCTGCTGCAACTGCTGCCAGATGGCACAGCTCAGGGCAAAGGGGTCCGGCGTATGGCCGGTATCGGTGAACCAGATGGCGTGGCGGACCTGCCCGGACAGCGCCGGCTCCAGCGCCCGAACCTCATCGCCATCGAGATAGCGACACGCCACCCCTTGCGACTGGTAGTGTGCCAGCGTGCGCTTTACCGGCTGGATATCATCACGCTCAAACACCAGCAAGGAGCCTTCCTGCACCAGGTGAGCGCCCAGTTCCAACCCCGCCAGAAGCCGCTGCCAGGCAGACAACGAGGACTCGTTTAAGGCACGCAGCGCCGCCGTGTTACGACGCCGGGCCGCCGGGCGCATGTTGGCCAGGAAACGCAGGAACCAGGGCAGCGCCCGCCACAGATAACTTAAGCGGATGCGGAACGGCCCCAGCGGGTCAAGCAGCATGCCCGGGATTTTGGGCAACAGTGCCGGGTCCGCCAGCGGAAACACCTGCTCGGTGGCAAAGTGGCCGGCATTGCCGGAAGAGGTACCGGCCCCCGGCGCATCACGGTCAATCAGCAGTACGCTGCGGCCCAGCCGCTGCAGTTGTGCCGCCGTGGCCAAACCCACGACACCGGCACCAATGATCACCACATCCTGTTTCATCCGCTTACCTCAACGCAGGAAAAAGCCGTGGTCGAACGGGTCGGCCGGGTCGAGGAAGAAGCGGTGCTCGCCGGTGATCCACGCCCGGCCGCTGACCCGGGGGATCACCCCATCACGGCCAAAATAGTGCTGCTTGGCCAGTGCGGTTACCTGCATCCGGCCACCGACAATGGACTCAATCTCCACCGTGTCGCCCAGCGCCATCTCGTTGCGGGCCAACAGCAGGGCAATCCGGGCAGATACGCCGGTTCCCGTGGGGCTGCGGTCCAGCTCCCCGTCGGCAAAGATGCAGACATGGCGGCTGTGTCGACCCGGCTCCGACACTTTACGGCTGGTAAAGATGGTGCCGTAGAGGAAGCCAAGGTCATCAGCTTCCGGGTGGGTTAAGGGATGGGCGGCGGCCACTGCCAGCTTGATCGCCTGACCGATGCGGATAATTTCACCGGCATTGTCGTCCGCCAGCGACAACCCCAGAGCGTCGGCATCGACGTAGGCGTAGTAGGCCCCACCAAAGGCGATGTCGTACTGCACCCGACCCACGCCGGCCACTTCAATGCTCTGGTCCAGGCACTCTACGTAAGCGGGCACGTTGTCAAAGCTGGCCTCATAGCCTTCTGCTGTTGGCTGGCAATAGGCGGTCACCCGCCCTGCCGGGGCATCAATGCGCAACTCAATCGGTTCAGCAATTTGCTGGCACTGGGCCGTCACCTGAGCCAGCGCCAGGATCGCGTGGCCGCACATGCTGGAGTAGCCCTCGTTATGCAGGAACAGCACACCGAAATCCCCGTCCGGCGTTACCGCCTCGGTGATCAGCGCACCATACATGTCGCTGTGGCCCCGAGGCTCGTGCATCAGCAGGCGTCGATACTGGTCCAGATGCTCAGTCACATAACGGCGCTTGACCAGCATGGAGTCCCCGGGGATGGCGGGGTAGCCACCGGTAATGATGCGCAACGGTTCACCCTCGGTGTGTGCGTCCAGCGTAGTAAATTGCAACGCGCCTTCGGTCAGGGCGCGGGGGGCTGTGAGGGTCATGAATTCTCCTTAATTCAGCCGAGAGCGTGACGGGCCTCTCGAAATCCTACCAGTTTGCGTTACATTAACGATCACTTGCGTTACGTCCCGGTTGATTGTATACAATATCCACCGCGAAACAATACCGCCTGCCAGACGGGCATACACATCATCAAGAGGGATCTTCCATGAAGGTTGATTGGAAAGGGGTATATCCCGCCATCTCCACCCAGTTTGACGCTAACGGCCAATTGGATCTGGCCGCCAACGAACGCATGTTGAACCAGCTGATCGACGAAGGCATCCACGGCATCATCGCCCTGGGCACCGTCGGTGAGAACTGCTCCCTGAGCGCCGACGAAAAACGCACCTTCCTGCGCCACACCGTTTCCGTGGCCAAAGGCC containing:
- a CDS encoding proline racemase family protein, with the protein product MTLTAPRALTEGALQFTTLDAHTEGEPLRIITGGYPAIPGDSMLVKRRYVTEHLDQYRRLLMHEPRGHSDMYGALITEAVTPDGDFGVLFLHNEGYSSMCGHAILALAQVTAQCQQIAEPIELRIDAPAGRVTAYCQPTAEGYEASFDNVPAYVECLDQSIEVAGVGRVQYDIAFGGAYYAYVDADALGLSLADDNAGEIIRIGQAIKLAVAAAHPLTHPEADDLGFLYGTIFTSRKVSEPGRHSRHVCIFADGELDRSPTGTGVSARIALLLARNEMALGDTVEIESIVGGRMQVTALAKQHYFGRDGVIPRVSGRAWITGEHRFFLDPADPFDHGFFLR
- a CDS encoding NAD(P)/FAD-dependent oxidoreductase gives rise to the protein MKQDVVIIGAGVVGLATAAQLQRLGRSVLLIDRDAPGAGTSSGNAGHFATEQVFPLADPALLPKIPGMLLDPLGPFRIRLSYLWRALPWFLRFLANMRPAARRRNTAALRALNESSLSAWQRLLAGLELGAHLVQEGSLLVFERDDIQPVKRTLAHYQSQGVACRYLDGDEVRALEPALSGQVRHAIWFTDTGHTPDPFALSCAIWQQLQQGGAQYLQAEVAALEGDGVVMLSDGQRIEAQQVVLCAGAFSRPLAASVGHKVPLDTERGYHLMLPAHSGLTRPVASADRSFIITPMAGGTRLAGTVEFAGLEAPMDPRRADILLTHGQALLPGLDGRDAVRWMGYRPSLPDSLPVVGRGGERLWFNFGHQHLGLTQAAASADWLCAAMVQGQEARLKPFAPDRF